Proteins from one Pseudomonas grandcourensis genomic window:
- a CDS encoding carbon starvation CstA family protein: MPRLAKHLAWFAVAVLGAIALSVVALRRGEAINALWIVVAAVAIYLVAYRYYSLFIANKVMQLDPNRATPAVLNNDGLDYVPTNKHVLFGHHFAAIAGAGPLVGPVLAAQMGYLPGTLWLIAGVVLAGAVQDFMVLFMSTRRNGRSLGDMVREEMGRIPGTIALFGCFLIMIIILAVLALIVVKALAESPWGIFTVMATIPIAMFMGIYMRYIRPGRIGEISVIGVLLLLGSIWLGGQIAADPVWAKAFTFTGLQITWMLIGYGFVAAVLPVWLILAPRDYLSTFLKIGTIVALAIGILVTMPELKMPALTQFIDGTGPVWKGGLFPFLFITIACGAVSGFHALIASGTTPKLLASEGHARYIGYGGMLMESFVAIMAMVAASVIDPGVYFAMNSPAAVVGADAVAVAQTVSSWGFAITPEALQAVAHDIGETTILARAGGAPTLAVGIAQILHHVLPGENTMAFWYHFAILFEALFILTAVDAGTRAGRFMLQDLLGSFVPALRRTESWTANLIATAGCVAMWGYLLYQGVIDPLGGINTLWPLFGISNQMLAGIALMLGTVVLIKMKRQRYVWVTLLPAVWLLICTTTAGFIKLFDANPAIGFLALAKKYSDALANGQVLAPAKTIDQMQHVIFNAYTNATLTALFLFVVFSILFFALKVGIAAWGTKERTDKEAPFQALPDA, translated from the coding sequence ATGCCCCGTCTGGCTAAACACCTCGCCTGGTTTGCCGTGGCTGTCCTGGGAGCGATTGCGCTGAGTGTCGTGGCCCTGCGCCGCGGCGAAGCGATCAACGCCCTGTGGATCGTAGTCGCAGCCGTCGCCATCTACCTTGTTGCCTACCGCTACTACAGCCTGTTCATCGCCAATAAAGTGATGCAGCTCGACCCCAATCGGGCTACTCCGGCTGTGCTCAATAACGATGGTCTGGACTACGTGCCGACCAACAAACACGTGCTCTTCGGTCACCACTTCGCGGCCATCGCCGGTGCTGGACCTCTGGTCGGTCCGGTATTGGCAGCGCAGATGGGCTACCTGCCCGGCACGCTGTGGCTGATCGCCGGCGTGGTGCTGGCCGGGGCGGTGCAGGACTTCATGGTCCTGTTCATGTCAACCCGCCGCAACGGTCGCTCCCTGGGCGACATGGTCCGTGAGGAAATGGGCCGCATCCCCGGTACCATCGCGCTGTTCGGCTGCTTCCTGATCATGATCATCATCCTCGCGGTGCTGGCGCTGATCGTGGTCAAGGCCCTGGCCGAGAGCCCTTGGGGCATTTTCACGGTGATGGCGACCATCCCGATCGCAATGTTCATGGGCATCTACATGCGCTACATCCGCCCGGGCCGCATCGGTGAGATTTCGGTCATCGGCGTGCTGTTGCTGCTGGGCTCGATCTGGCTCGGCGGGCAGATTGCCGCTGACCCAGTGTGGGCCAAGGCCTTTACCTTTACCGGTCTTCAGATCACATGGATGCTGATCGGCTACGGTTTTGTCGCGGCGGTATTGCCGGTGTGGCTGATCCTGGCGCCCCGTGATTACCTCTCCACCTTCCTGAAGATCGGCACCATCGTTGCCCTGGCCATCGGCATTCTGGTGACCATGCCCGAGCTGAAAATGCCGGCCCTGACCCAGTTCATCGACGGCACCGGCCCGGTATGGAAGGGCGGTCTGTTCCCGTTCCTGTTCATCACCATTGCCTGTGGCGCGGTGTCGGGCTTCCATGCGCTGATCGCTTCCGGCACCACGCCGAAGTTGCTCGCCAGTGAAGGGCATGCCCGTTATATCGGTTACGGCGGCATGCTGATGGAGTCCTTCGTGGCGATCATGGCCATGGTCGCGGCTTCCGTGATCGATCCGGGCGTGTATTTCGCCATGAACAGCCCGGCTGCCGTGGTTGGTGCCGATGCTGTTGCTGTTGCACAAACCGTCAGCAGCTGGGGCTTTGCGATTACCCCGGAAGCCCTGCAAGCCGTGGCCCACGACATCGGTGAAACCACCATCCTGGCCCGTGCCGGCGGTGCGCCGACCCTGGCGGTCGGTATCGCGCAGATCCTGCACCACGTGTTGCCGGGCGAGAACACCATGGCGTTCTGGTACCACTTCGCGATCCTGTTTGAAGCGCTGTTCATTCTGACCGCAGTGGACGCCGGTACCCGTGCCGGGCGCTTCATGCTGCAGGACCTGCTCGGCTCGTTCGTGCCGGCTCTGCGTCGCACCGAATCCTGGACCGCCAACCTGATCGCCACCGCCGGTTGCGTGGCCATGTGGGGGTATCTGCTGTACCAGGGCGTGATCGATCCGTTGGGCGGCATCAACACCTTGTGGCCGCTGTTCGGCATCTCCAACCAGATGCTGGCCGGTATCGCCCTGATGCTCGGCACCGTGGTGCTGATCAAGATGAAGCGCCAGCGTTATGTGTGGGTGACCTTGCTGCCGGCCGTGTGGTTGCTGATCTGTACCACCACCGCAGGCTTCATCAAGCTGTTCGACGCCAACCCGGCGATCGGCTTCCTCGCCCTGGCGAAGAAATACAGCGATGCCTTGGCCAATGGTCAGGTGCTGGCCCCGGCCAAGACCATCGACCAGATGCAGCACGTGATCTTCAACGCCTACACCAACGCGACGTTGACCGCACTGTTCCTGTTCGTGGTGTTCAGCATCCTGTTCTTTGCACTCAAAGTGGGCATCGCTGCCTGGGGCACCAAGGAACGCACGGACAAGGAAGCTCCATTCCAAGCGCTGCCGGATGCCTGA
- a CDS encoding YbdD/YjiX family protein codes for MFNDLSRLGKYLGQAARLMVGMPDYDNYVEHMQNKHPDKPVMDYEAFFRERQEARYGSKAGPKCC; via the coding sequence ATGTTCAATGACCTGAGTCGCCTCGGTAAATACCTCGGTCAGGCCGCGCGCCTGATGGTCGGCATGCCCGACTACGACAACTACGTCGAGCATATGCAGAACAAGCATCCGGACAAACCGGTGATGGACTACGAGGCGTTCTTCCGCGAGCGTCAGGAAGCCCGTTACGGCAGTAAAGCCGGACCGAAGTGCTGTTGA
- the katG gene encoding catalase/peroxidase HPI, translated as MSTESKCPFNHAAGGGTTNRDWWPNQLNLKILSQHSPKSDPLGGDFNYAEAFKSLDFQALKKDLTALMTDSQDWWPADFGHYGPFFIRMSWHAAGTYRTGDGRGGAGSGQQRFAPLNSWPDNVSLDKARRLLWPIKQKYGNKISWADLIVLTGNVALESMGFKTFGFSGGRPDVWEPDEDVYWGSESTWLGGDVRYGKDAGQTPAERNLENPLAAVQMGLIYVNPEGPEGNSDPVAAGKDIRETFARMAMNDEETVALIAGGHAFGKTHGAGPVDHVGPEPEGAGLELQGLGWKSTFGTGSGADAISSGLEVTWTTTPTRWSNNYLENLFGYEWELSKSPAGANQWKPKNGAGAGTIPDAFDPSKRRDPTMLTTDLSLRFDPIYEPISRRFLANPDQLADAFARAWYKLIHRDMGPLTRYLGPEMPNEELLWQDPIPAVDHPLVNDSDVAALKGKIAASGLTVSQLVSTAWAAASSFRGSDKRGGANGGRLRLAPQKSWQANQPAQLATVLAKLESIQNEFNSGGKKISLADLIVLAGGVGVEQAAKNAGHSVTVPFTPGRMDASQEQTDVESFGFLEPIADGFRNYLKQQYRVPAEKLLIDKAQLLTLSAPEMTVLLGGLRVLNANVGQSKHGVFTSRPEALTNDFFANLLDMGVEWKPVSDAQQEFEGRDRKTGAVKWTGTRVDLVFGSNAQLRALAEFYATADAQQKFVKDFVAAWTKVMNLDRFDLK; from the coding sequence ATGTCAACTGAATCGAAATGCCCGTTCAATCACGCCGCTGGCGGTGGCACGACGAACCGCGACTGGTGGCCGAACCAACTGAACCTGAAGATCCTGAGCCAACACTCGCCCAAGTCTGATCCGTTGGGGGGTGACTTCAACTACGCCGAAGCCTTCAAGAGCCTGGACTTCCAGGCGCTGAAAAAAGACCTGACTGCGCTGATGACCGATTCCCAGGACTGGTGGCCGGCGGACTTCGGTCACTATGGGCCTTTCTTCATCCGCATGTCCTGGCACGCCGCGGGCACCTATCGCACCGGTGATGGCCGGGGTGGCGCCGGTTCCGGCCAGCAACGTTTTGCACCGCTCAACAGCTGGCCGGACAACGTCAGCCTCGACAAGGCCCGTCGGCTGCTCTGGCCGATCAAGCAAAAGTACGGCAACAAAATCTCCTGGGCCGACCTGATCGTCCTCACCGGTAACGTTGCACTGGAATCCATGGGCTTCAAGACCTTTGGTTTTTCCGGTGGCCGCCCGGATGTCTGGGAACCGGACGAAGACGTCTACTGGGGTTCTGAAAGCACGTGGCTGGGTGGCGACGTGCGTTATGGCAAAGATGCCGGGCAAACTCCCGCAGAGCGCAATCTGGAAAACCCACTCGCCGCCGTGCAGATGGGCCTGATTTACGTAAACCCCGAAGGCCCTGAAGGCAACTCTGATCCGGTCGCCGCCGGGAAGGACATCCGTGAAACCTTTGCGCGCATGGCCATGAACGACGAGGAAACCGTCGCGCTGATCGCAGGCGGTCACGCCTTCGGCAAAACCCACGGTGCTGGTCCTGTCGACCATGTCGGGCCTGAGCCCGAAGGCGCCGGCCTCGAACTGCAGGGCCTGGGCTGGAAGAGCACGTTCGGTACCGGTAGCGGTGCCGACGCTATCTCCAGTGGTCTGGAAGTGACCTGGACGACCACGCCAACCCGGTGGAGCAACAACTACCTGGAAAACCTGTTCGGTTACGAATGGGAACTGAGCAAGAGCCCGGCGGGGGCAAACCAGTGGAAACCGAAAAACGGCGCTGGCGCCGGCACCATTCCGGATGCCTTTGATCCGTCCAAACGGCGTGATCCGACCATGCTGACCACGGACCTGTCGCTACGCTTTGACCCGATCTACGAGCCGATTTCGCGGCGCTTCCTGGCCAATCCAGACCAGTTGGCCGACGCCTTCGCCCGTGCCTGGTACAAGCTGATTCACCGTGACATGGGGCCGCTCACACGCTACCTCGGCCCGGAAATGCCGAACGAAGAGCTGTTGTGGCAAGACCCGATCCCTGCTGTCGATCATCCGCTGGTCAATGACAGCGATGTGGCCGCGCTCAAGGGCAAAATTGCGGCCTCGGGGCTGACAGTTTCGCAGCTGGTATCTACGGCCTGGGCGGCGGCTTCGTCTTTCCGTGGCTCCGACAAACGCGGCGGCGCCAACGGTGGGCGCCTGCGCCTGGCACCACAGAAGTCCTGGCAGGCCAACCAGCCCGCGCAATTGGCGACGGTGCTGGCGAAACTCGAAAGCATCCAGAACGAGTTCAACAGTGGCGGCAAGAAAATCTCCCTGGCCGACCTGATCGTACTCGCCGGTGGCGTGGGCGTGGAGCAGGCCGCGAAAAATGCCGGCCACAGTGTGACGGTGCCTTTCACGCCGGGACGCATGGACGCCAGCCAGGAACAGACCGATGTCGAATCCTTCGGTTTCCTTGAACCGATTGCCGACGGTTTCCGTAATTACCTGAAGCAACAGTACCGTGTGCCAGCCGAAAAACTGCTGATCGACAAGGCGCAACTGCTGACGCTCAGCGCGCCGGAAATGACGGTATTGCTGGGTGGGCTACGGGTGTTGAACGCCAATGTCGGCCAGAGCAAACACGGTGTCTTCACCTCACGGCCGGAAGCGTTGACCAATGACTTCTTCGCCAACCTGCTCGATATGGGGGTGGAGTGGAAGCCGGTGTCGGATGCCCAACAGGAGTTTGAAGGGCGTGATCGCAAGACCGGTGCAGTGAAGTGGACGGGGACCCGGGTTGACCTGGTCTTTGGTTCCAATGCGCAGTTGCGTGCGTTGGCCGAGTTCTATGCTACCGCCGATGCGCAACAGAAGTTCGTCAAGGACTTCGTCGCTGCGTGGACCAAAGTGATGAACCTGGACCGCTTCGATCTGAAATAG
- a CDS encoding patatin-like phospholipase family protein, with amino-acid sequence MKPFPLRPGASFDLFLQACMPRRDAVPPTLTEKAVIPGIPDARYRLDHDLTPFMEDAVQSNKRESEVLAKAGKPNHILPLANMLAVSGGGDAGAFAAGLIAGWTTHGTRPVFKVVTGISAGALVAPFAYLGAEYDGVIRYVSNAIGPKDIFHSRSVLTRLASDGIADSKPLSRLIAKYVTAQILAAIATEYAKGRILLIGTTDLDSGRPVTWNMGAIASSQAPGALDLFRNIMLASMSIPGAVSPVMIDVEVDGKQFQEMHVDGGVITQVFLYPPSTVLVLSKATGVPVRLDRHFYVIRNGTLEPQWSGTKRRTLSIGGRAISALIQTQGISDLERIYRMAQQDGADFNLAYIGSDFDFAHDRKFDGEYMKRLFDYAFQLSAKGYPWHKSPHLESTRR; translated from the coding sequence TTGAAACCATTCCCGCTCAGACCTGGCGCCTCTTTTGACCTGTTTCTTCAAGCGTGTATGCCTCGCCGAGACGCGGTTCCGCCAACCTTGACGGAAAAGGCTGTCATCCCGGGCATTCCCGATGCTCGCTACAGGCTGGACCACGACCTGACGCCTTTCATGGAGGATGCGGTTCAGTCCAACAAACGTGAGAGCGAGGTTCTCGCCAAGGCCGGGAAGCCGAACCATATCCTTCCGCTGGCAAATATGCTGGCGGTTTCCGGTGGCGGCGATGCGGGCGCCTTCGCAGCGGGACTGATTGCTGGATGGACGACGCATGGGACTCGCCCCGTGTTCAAGGTCGTCACAGGCATTAGCGCAGGCGCCCTGGTCGCCCCGTTCGCTTACCTGGGGGCCGAGTACGACGGCGTTATTCGGTACGTCTCCAACGCAATCGGTCCAAAAGACATTTTTCACTCGCGAAGCGTATTAACCCGTCTTGCCAGCGACGGTATAGCGGACAGCAAACCACTGTCGCGGCTCATCGCAAAATACGTCACAGCACAGATTCTTGCGGCGATCGCGACGGAGTACGCCAAAGGACGAATTCTGCTGATCGGTACAACTGACCTTGATTCGGGGCGGCCAGTCACCTGGAACATGGGCGCGATTGCCTCCAGCCAGGCACCGGGAGCGCTCGACCTCTTTCGCAACATCATGCTCGCGTCAATGAGTATTCCCGGTGCAGTCTCACCGGTCATGATCGATGTGGAGGTTGACGGCAAACAGTTCCAGGAAATGCACGTGGACGGAGGGGTCATCACTCAAGTGTTTCTTTACCCACCCAGTACTGTGCTGGTGCTGAGCAAAGCCACCGGAGTACCTGTGCGACTCGACCGTCATTTCTATGTCATTCGTAACGGCACACTGGAGCCACAGTGGTCCGGGACCAAGCGCCGAACATTGAGCATCGGCGGTCGAGCCATCAGTGCCTTGATTCAAACTCAGGGGATCAGCGACCTGGAGCGTATTTACCGCATGGCGCAACAGGATGGAGCGGATTTCAATCTTGCGTACATCGGCTCTGACTTTGATTTTGCGCACGATCGGAAATTCGATGGCGAGTACATGAAGCGTCTATTCGATTACGCCTTTCAACTCAGCGCGAAGGGCTATCCGTGGCATAAATCGCCACACCTGGAAAGCACCAGACGCTGA
- a CDS encoding helix-turn-helix domain-containing protein translates to MKVTKDQAAANKEAILGAASKMYREKGIDGIGIGELSRSVGLTHGGFYGQFPGGKEQLASEAVSRTFETNIEDWRAAKSIPELLKGYLTQSHLSNWTEGCPIPALGADVARNGGAVSHSFTQGVQTLIETLLPLVDGETDDEKHQEALRILSSITGAILIARALDNPRLSEQFLQSVIDAWSVSTEKQ, encoded by the coding sequence ATGAAAGTGACGAAAGACCAGGCAGCAGCCAACAAGGAAGCGATCCTCGGCGCAGCCTCGAAGATGTACCGGGAAAAAGGCATCGACGGCATCGGTATCGGCGAACTGTCCCGCTCGGTGGGCCTGACCCATGGCGGCTTTTACGGACAGTTCCCCGGTGGCAAGGAGCAGCTGGCGTCGGAGGCGGTCAGCCGCACGTTCGAAACCAACATCGAAGACTGGCGAGCCGCCAAATCCATCCCCGAACTGCTCAAGGGTTACCTGACCCAAAGCCACTTGAGCAACTGGACCGAAGGCTGCCCGATCCCCGCCCTGGGGGCCGATGTCGCGCGCAACGGCGGTGCCGTCAGCCACTCATTCACCCAAGGCGTGCAGACCCTGATCGAAACGCTGTTGCCATTGGTTGATGGCGAAACCGATGATGAAAAACACCAGGAGGCCTTGCGTATCCTGTCATCGATTACCGGAGCGATACTGATCGCCAGGGCCCTGGACAACCCTCGATTGTCGGAGCAGTTTCTGCAATCGGTGATTGATGCCTGGTCTGTCAGCACTGAAAAACAGTAG
- a CDS encoding LysR family transcriptional regulator, producing the protein MKRHDLRSIDLNLLVIFEALIQERNVSRAAEKLALGQPAVSGALNRLRTLFNDPLFKRIGHKMEPTTRALQVAQTLGPALDCICAVVSLTSSSKNPVDSKA; encoded by the coding sequence ATGAAACGTCATGATCTGCGCAGTATCGACCTCAATCTGCTGGTGATTTTCGAGGCGCTCATTCAGGAGCGCAATGTCTCCCGCGCCGCAGAAAAGCTTGCCCTGGGTCAGCCGGCAGTCAGCGGCGCATTGAACCGATTGCGTACGCTGTTCAACGACCCTCTGTTTAAACGCATTGGCCACAAAATGGAACCGACCACCCGGGCCTTGCAGGTGGCGCAAACCCTTGGGCCCGCACTGGACTGTATCTGCGCTGTCGTCAGTCTTACGTCCTCTAGTAAAAATCCTGTTGATTCAAAGGCTTGA
- the mexE gene encoding multidrug efflux RND transporter periplasmic adaptor subunit MexE: MQQSLKPLRYPLAALALATLTACGHAPDAAKAPGAPPVTVAKVLEQPITEWDEVTARLEAPETVVVRPRVSGQIDRVAFTDGESVKKGDLLFQIDPRPFEHEVHRLEAQLQQARATLVRTGNEAQRGQRLLSSNAISAELADTRNTTAQEARAAVDAVQAQLDLARLNLSFTRVTAPISGRVSRAEITAGNIVTADTSALTSVVSTDRVYAYFDADERLFLKYGQLSRQGRRSQSTPVYMGLSNEEGNSHLGQMNFVDNQVNPKTGTIRGRAVFDNTDGQYTPGLYARLKLVGSAAYAGLLIKDEAVGTDLGKKFVLVIDQDNKAVYRSVDLGPKLEGLRIVRSGLHKEDRIVINGLQRVRPGAVVAPQDAPMADAQTVATLARQRQAIEAGNQPAAPSPALVKTDTSVSPRG, encoded by the coding sequence ATGCAACAGTCACTCAAACCTTTGCGTTATCCCCTTGCTGCATTGGCGTTGGCGACCCTCACTGCTTGCGGCCACGCACCCGATGCCGCCAAGGCGCCGGGTGCGCCACCTGTCACGGTCGCCAAAGTGCTCGAGCAACCCATTACCGAATGGGATGAAGTCACCGCCCGCCTGGAAGCGCCGGAAACCGTCGTGGTTCGACCGCGGGTGTCGGGGCAGATCGATCGTGTCGCCTTCACCGATGGTGAGTCGGTGAAGAAAGGGGATTTACTGTTCCAGATCGATCCACGGCCGTTCGAACACGAAGTGCATCGCCTCGAAGCGCAGTTGCAACAGGCTCGCGCCACGCTGGTTCGAACTGGCAATGAAGCACAGCGGGGCCAGCGCCTGCTGAGCAGCAATGCGATTTCGGCGGAACTGGCTGACACGCGCAACACCACCGCCCAGGAAGCCCGCGCCGCCGTCGATGCCGTGCAGGCGCAGCTCGATCTGGCACGCCTGAACCTGAGCTTCACCCGTGTCACCGCGCCGATCAGCGGCCGGGTCAGCCGTGCTGAAATCACCGCCGGCAACATCGTCACCGCCGACACCTCGGCGCTGACCAGCGTGGTCTCCACCGACAGGGTCTACGCCTATTTCGACGCCGACGAGCGCCTGTTCCTCAAGTACGGCCAGCTCTCCCGCCAGGGCCGACGCAGCCAGTCCACGCCGGTGTACATGGGCTTGTCGAACGAGGAGGGCAATAGCCACCTGGGGCAGATGAACTTCGTCGACAACCAGGTCAATCCCAAGACCGGCACCATCCGTGGTCGCGCGGTGTTCGACAACACCGACGGCCAATACACCCCGGGGCTGTACGCCCGATTGAAACTGGTGGGCAGCGCGGCCTATGCCGGCCTGCTGATCAAGGACGAGGCGGTGGGCACTGACTTGGGCAAGAAGTTCGTGCTGGTGATCGACCAGGACAACAAGGCCGTGTACCGGAGCGTCGACCTGGGGCCGAAGCTCGAAGGCTTGCGCATCGTGCGCAGCGGTTTGCATAAAGAAGACCGGATCGTCATCAACGGTCTGCAACGGGTTCGTCCCGGCGCGGTGGTCGCGCCTCAGGACGCGCCGATGGCCGACGCGCAAACCGTCGCCACCCTGGCTCGTCAACGCCAGGCCATCGAGGCGGGTAATCAGCCTGCCGCTCCGTCCCCGGCACTGGTGAAAACGGATACATCCGTTTCGCCTCGCGGATAA